The Brachyspira sp. SAP_772 genome includes the window TATAATACTTAAAATAATTTCCCTAACTAATTCTTTTCTTAATTTCATTCTCCAACCTCCTCTTTAGAAGTTAGTCTCACATATATAAAGCTCACTATTATTAAAAATATTGCTAAAATATTTGCGACAGAAGCTCCCTGACTAAAATAATAATATTTAAAAGAAAGTAAATATGAATAAGTTGAAAGCACTTCTGTAGAATTAACAGGACCTCCAGCTGTCATTGTAAAAACTAAATCAAAAACTTTAAAAGTATAAACAAATCCAAGCACTAAAACAGATAAAATAGCTGGCTTTATCATAGGCACCACTATAAATATTAATCTTTGCCACGCTACTGCCCCATCTATCTTGGCACTTTCTATAATACTATCTGGAACATTTGATAGCCCCGTTGAAAGCAAAAGCATATTAAAAGGAATTCCAACCCAAGAATTAGCTATTATTAGTCCCCACATAGCAGTGTCCTGATTAGAAATCCATAATATTGGTTCTTTTATTAACCCTAAAATCATTAAATAATTATTAACAATTCCTGTTTCTGACAACATGAATTTAAATACTAAAGCTGTAGCAATAGTAGGCATCATCCAACTTATTATAATTATACCTCTAAGAAATCCTGATATTCTAAATTTCAAGTTAAAAAATAATGCCATTAAAAAACCTAATGAAAATTGTATTATAAGGCACATTACTGTATAAAATAGAGTATTTTTTAAAGTGATAAATATAAGAGGTGAAGAAAATATATTTTTATAATTTTCTAAGCCAACAAATTCCTTCGAAGCACTTCCTATATTCATTAATGTTGTATCTTGAAAGC containing:
- a CDS encoding carbohydrate ABC transporter permease, with the translated sequence MKMIKKINSYEILFVIPALGYMLIFVGYPIIYNIVLSFQDTTLMNIGSASKEFVGLENYKNIFSSPLIFITLKNTLFYTVMCLIIQFSLGFLMALFFNLKFRISGFLRGIIIISWMMPTIATALVFKFMLSETGIVNNYLMILGLIKEPILWISNQDTAMWGLIIANSWVGIPFNMLLLSTGLSNVPDSIIESAKIDGAVAWQRLIFIVVPMIKPAILSVLVLGFVYTFKVFDLVFTMTAGGPVNSTEVLSTYSYLLSFKYYYFSQGASVANILAIFLIIVSFIYVRLTSKEEVGE